The Funiculus sociatus GB2-C1 genome has a segment encoding these proteins:
- the galE gene encoding UDP-glucose 4-epimerase GalE, producing the protein MSQAKQTILVTGGAGYIGTHAVLALLNAGYEVVVLDNLVYGHRELVENVLKVELVVGDTSDRALLDNLFATRNIAAVMHFAAYIAVGESVTNPAIYYRNNVNGTLTLLEAMVAANINKFVFSSTCAIYGMPQEVPMTEHHPQNPLSPYATSKWMVEKILADFDFAYGLKSVAFRYFNASGANPDGLLGEDHNPETHLIPLVLQTALGKRESISILGTDYDTPDGTCLRDYIHVSDLADAHVLGLKYLLEGGKSDVFNLGNGNGFSVREVINTAQTVTGREIKAIECDRRPGDAPILVGSSDKAKKTLGWCPQYADLSKIVADAWQWHQQRHG; encoded by the coding sequence TGTCGCAAGCCAAACAAACGATTTTAGTAACTGGTGGAGCTGGATATATCGGAACCCATGCCGTACTAGCTCTGTTAAATGCAGGCTATGAGGTGGTAGTGCTGGATAACCTGGTGTACGGACATCGGGAACTGGTGGAAAATGTACTCAAGGTAGAGCTAGTGGTTGGAGATACAAGCGATCGCGCTCTCCTCGACAACCTGTTCGCCACTCGCAACATTGCCGCAGTCATGCACTTCGCCGCCTATATTGCCGTGGGAGAGTCTGTAACCAACCCAGCCATATACTACCGCAACAACGTCAACGGCACACTCACCTTGCTAGAAGCAATGGTGGCGGCAAACATCAACAAGTTTGTCTTTTCTTCGACTTGCGCCATCTACGGAATGCCGCAGGAAGTGCCGATGACCGAACATCATCCCCAAAATCCTCTCAGTCCCTATGCGACGAGTAAGTGGATGGTTGAGAAAATTCTCGCAGATTTTGATTTCGCCTACGGCTTAAAATCAGTCGCTTTTCGCTACTTCAATGCCAGCGGTGCTAACCCCGACGGGTTACTAGGTGAAGATCATAACCCGGAAACTCACCTGATCCCTCTCGTGTTACAGACAGCTCTAGGGAAACGGGAATCGATCTCTATTTTAGGCACCGATTACGATACACCCGATGGCACCTGTCTTCGAGACTACATCCACGTCAGCGATCTAGCAGATGCCCACGTTTTAGGCTTAAAGTATCTGTTGGAAGGGGGAAAAAGCGATGTGTTTAACTTAGGCAACGGCAACGGCTTCTCAGTCAGAGAAGTGATTAACACAGCCCAAACTGTAACTGGACGTGAGATCAAAGCGATAGAATGCGATCGCCGTCCCGGAGACGCTCCTATTTTAGTCGGCAGCAGCGACAAAGCCAAAAAAACTCTCGGTTGGTGTCCTCAATACGCAGACTTGAGTAAAATCGTTGCTGACGCTTGGCAATGGCATCAGCAGCGACATGGATAA
- a CDS encoding actin-binding WH2 domain-containing protein encodes MIQRKFQATQYFGVLMQLLRDRSSFMEEIRQGVRLPSKIISLLVCSSIFFAFYGAIIGSSHSVLQALSSAFKLPCLYLMTLILCLPTLYFFSIIFGSSRSIGQYFAILMTCVAVISVLLFSLAPVTLFFMITAYNYQFFKLLNVFMFAVTGFIGITFLYQGMQSMSEPDKEGQDTRTNILKFWLVLYALVGCQLGWTLRPFFGSAGDFEVFRGMQGNFYLDIVKAIGEILGFN; translated from the coding sequence ATGATTCAGCGAAAATTTCAGGCAACACAATATTTTGGTGTGTTAATGCAGTTGTTGCGCGATCGCTCCAGTTTTATGGAAGAAATTCGCCAAGGCGTAAGGCTTCCCAGCAAAATCATCTCCCTACTCGTTTGCAGCTCCATATTTTTTGCCTTTTACGGCGCGATTATTGGTTCATCTCATAGTGTTTTACAAGCCTTATCCTCAGCTTTCAAACTCCCATGCCTTTACTTGATGACGCTGATACTTTGTTTACCGACATTGTACTTTTTTAGTATTATTTTCGGTTCCAGCAGAAGTATTGGACAGTATTTTGCCATATTGATGACGTGTGTAGCGGTAATTAGCGTTCTCTTATTTAGTTTGGCACCAGTCACACTATTTTTTATGATTACTGCCTACAACTACCAATTTTTTAAATTGTTAAATGTTTTCATGTTTGCCGTTACCGGATTTATTGGCATTACTTTCCTGTATCAAGGTATGCAGTCAATGTCTGAGCCAGATAAAGAAGGACAAGATACCCGGACAAACATTTTGAAATTTTGGTTGGTACTTTATGCTTTAGTTGGCTGTCAACTGGGTTGGACGCTTAGACCATTTTTTGGTTCTGCTGGAGATTTTGAAGTATTTCGAGGAATGCAAGGAAACTTTTATCTAGATATTGTGAAAGCAATTGGAGAAATTCTGGGATTCAATTAA
- a CDS encoding FAD-dependent oxidoreductase: protein MSLTEQILSQLPGNPLDGLRQVDSLWQAIKEDTLPIPMVVKNSQEPLTTVEWDVVICGGTLGILIGTALAQLGWRVALIERGILRGREQEWNISRQELEVFLELSLLSEAELEKAIATQYNPARVSFLGGSEVWVRDVLNIGIDPVFLLETLKSKFLAAGGKLFESTPFAGAVVHPDGVIVEAAGGLKTRLLLDAMGNFSPIVQQVRQGEKPDGVCLVVGSCAKGYPHNETGDLIASFTPIQNQCQYFWEAFPARDGRTTYLFTYLDADNSRPSLEFFFEEYLRLLPEYQSVELSQLQFERVLFGFFPSYRKNPIRMPWNRILPVGDSSGNQSPVSFGGFGAMVRHLKRLTEGIHEALQTDALSQNALALLQPYQPNIAVTWLFQRTMGVGVDQKVDPNQINQLLSGVFQAMEQLGDDVLRPFLQDVVQFPALTKTLIKTLFTKPGIVLQIIPQVGLVMLLDWMVHYINLGTYTALDRLGTALEPFRKKLLPLGRYYCDRYCQAWQYGSGSDYRK from the coding sequence CCAAGAGCCTCTTACGACTGTAGAGTGGGACGTGGTAATTTGCGGCGGCACCTTGGGAATTTTAATTGGTACAGCGTTAGCACAATTAGGTTGGCGAGTTGCCTTAATTGAAAGGGGAATATTGCGGGGTAGAGAGCAAGAATGGAATATTTCGCGCCAAGAATTAGAAGTATTTTTGGAATTGAGTCTGCTTTCAGAGGCAGAATTAGAGAAAGCGATCGCTACCCAATATAACCCCGCCCGCGTCAGCTTCCTGGGTGGCTCTGAAGTTTGGGTGCGCGACGTTTTAAACATCGGCATTGACCCTGTTTTTCTCCTGGAAACCCTCAAATCAAAATTTCTAGCTGCTGGTGGTAAACTTTTTGAAAGCACCCCATTCGCAGGAGCAGTTGTTCACCCAGATGGCGTTATAGTAGAGGCTGCTGGTGGCTTAAAAACGCGGTTACTACTAGATGCAATGGGTAATTTTTCGCCCATTGTCCAGCAAGTGAGACAAGGAGAAAAACCGGATGGTGTTTGCTTAGTTGTAGGTAGCTGCGCCAAAGGATATCCGCACAATGAAACAGGCGATCTGATCGCATCTTTCACCCCAATTCAGAACCAATGCCAGTATTTTTGGGAAGCCTTTCCAGCACGAGACGGCAGAACTACGTATTTATTTACCTATCTGGATGCTGACAACAGCCGCCCCAGTTTAGAATTTTTCTTTGAAGAATACCTGCGTTTGTTGCCAGAATATCAAAGCGTAGAACTTTCCCAACTGCAATTTGAAAGAGTTCTGTTTGGCTTCTTTCCCTCCTATCGCAAAAACCCAATTAGAATGCCTTGGAATCGGATTTTGCCAGTGGGAGATAGCAGTGGAAACCAATCTCCCGTAAGCTTTGGCGGATTTGGGGCGATGGTGCGGCATCTGAAACGATTAACAGAAGGCATTCACGAAGCTTTACAAACAGATGCACTTTCGCAGAATGCTTTGGCACTTTTGCAACCTTATCAGCCCAACATTGCCGTAACGTGGCTGTTTCAGCGAACGATGGGCGTAGGTGTCGATCAAAAAGTTGATCCAAATCAAATAAATCAGCTTCTTTCGGGAGTGTTTCAGGCGATGGAACAATTAGGGGACGACGTTTTACGCCCATTTTTGCAAGATGTCGTCCAGTTTCCCGCCTTGACCAAAACGCTAATTAAAACCTTATTCACCAAGCCGGGAATAGTGCTTCAAATCATTCCCCAGGTGGGCTTGGTGATGCTGCTAGATTGGATGGTTCACTACATTAACCTGGGAACCTATACCGCCTTAGATAGGCTAGGAACAGCCTTAGAACCGTTTCGGAAAAAGTTGCTGCCCCTCGGTAGATATTACTGCGATCGCTACTGCCAAGCTTGGCAGTACGGTTCCGGAAGCGACTACAGAAAATAG